Part of the Streptomyces sp. NBC_01264 genome, ATACCCCTTCCTCCTCTACGGCACCGACTGGCTGGCCTTCGCCCACCTGGTGATCGCCGTCTTCTTCTACGGGGTCCACCGCGACCCGGTGCGCAACATCTGGATCGTCGAGGCCGGCATGGTCGCCTGCGCCGGCATCGTCCCGCTGGCCCTGATCTGCGGGCCGATCCGGGGGATCCCCTTCTCCTGGTCGCTGGTCGACATCTCCTTCGGCGTCTTCGGGGTGATCCCCCTGCTGGTGCTGCGCCGCATGATCAAGCGCCTGGAGGCCATGCCGGCGGATCCCGGCCCCGCCACGGCCGCGGCTCCGGCCCCGACTCCGACTCCGGACCCGACCGTGAACCTGGCCGGGACCCGGGGCTGAGTCCGCGCTACTGGGCGAAGGCCGCCATGACGATGCCGAGGGCCACCGGGTTCATGTCCTGGCCCTTGGCATCGGTCGAGTTGACTGAGTACACGAGGGTGCGGGACAGGTCGCGGGTCCCGCCTATCGCCGTGTTGTAGCCGTGCCGGCCGCCCGTCTTGCCCCAGGCGACCGTGCCGTCGGGCAGCACGATCCGCGCCAACCCGGCCGTCATCGTGGCGGACTTGCCCGTGACGAAGTCCTTCACCCCGGGGACCGTGAACATCTCCTCCAACTGCGCCGCCGGGACGATGCGTCCACTGAACAGGGCGACGGTGAACCGCTCCAGATCGGCCGTGGTGGAGATGATGTCTCCCGCCGCCCACCGGTCCGAGGAGTTCCACTCCGTCACGTCCCGCAGCCCGGTGGAACCGTCCTCCCGCGCCACCGCCTGGTACCCGTGGTTGTGGCGACCCGGTATGCGGGTCTGGAGACGGCCCGGGAACGAGGTGTCCCGGAGCCCCAGCGGCTTCAGCACCCGCGCCGCGACCGCCTTCTCGTACGTCGTGCCCGTCACCTTCTCGATCAGCACGCCCAGCACCGTGTAGTTGATGTTCAGGTAGTGCTGGGCCGTGCCCGGGACGAACTCGGGGTTCTTGGCCACCGCGCCGGCGATCTGGTCGTGCGGATCGGTCACGTCGAAGCGGTGCTCCCACTGGGCCTCGAAGGAGTCGCCCGGGCCGTCGGCCGCCGGGATCCCGCTGGTGTGGTTGAGGAGCTGCCGGACGGTGACCGTGCCGTACGCCCCGGGGACGGAATCGGGCAGGTACCGGCCGACCGGCCCGTCGAGGTCCAGCCTGCCCTCGGCGGCGAGCTGGAGCACCACCGCCGACGTGAAGGCCTTGGTCACCGACCCGGCCCGGAAGCGGCCCTGCTCGATCGCCGGGCGCCCGGTGCGGATGTCCGCGACACCCGAACCGCCCTGCCAACTCCCGCTCGTGCCACCCACCCGTACCAGTGCGGCCGTGGCGTCCTCGTGTCCCACCCCGAGCCCCGCGATCGCCTGCTCCAGCGCCGTGGCGTTCGGCGGGGTCGGGACCTGCGGTACGGGGCCCTGCGCGGCCGGGGCCGCGGTGGCCGAAGCCCGCGCCGGCCCGGCCTGGGCGGCGGCGGCCGGTCCGGCCGCGATGCCCAGGACCAGGGCGGTGGCGATCAGCGTGCGGGTCGCTCGGTTCATGGTGGGATCCCCCTGTCGGCTCTCCGGGCGACTTCCGCCCCGATGACCTCAATGCTGCAGGTCACAGCGGTAGTTGCGGATCACCACAGAGAGGGGTCTTTGCCGGTACGACAACTCACTACCGAGAGCGAGGAGACCCGCCTCGTCTCACTCCCCAGAGGGAGATACCGGAGAGCCAGCCGCGATCAGACCCGTCTCGTACGCGCAGATCACCGCCTGGATCCGGTCCCGCAGCCCCAGCTTCGACAGCACGTTGCCCACATGTGATTTGACCGTGTGTTCGCTCACCATCAGCTCCGCCGCGAGCTCCGCGTTCGACAGACCCCGGCCCAGGTGCAGCAACGTCTCCCGCTCACGTGCCGTCAGCACCTCCAGCCGCTGCGCGGACAGCGCCTCCCCGGCCGTCTCCCCGGCCGTCGGCCGGGCGGTCGCCGCCGTGTACTGCGCGATCAGCCGCCGGGCCACCGAAGGCGCCAGCAGGGAATCGCCCGCCGCCACCACCCGTACGGCGTGCACCAGATCGTCCCGCCGCACGTCCTTGAGCAGGAACCCGCTGGCCCCCGCGTGCAGGGCCTCGTACACGTACTCGTCCGAGTCGAAGGTCGTCAGCATCACCGTCCGGCAGGCACTCGTCCCCGAGATCTCCCGGCACGCCTCGATCCCGTCCAGCACCGGCATCCGGACGTCCAGCAGCGCCACGTCGGGCGCGAGGGACCGTACCGCCGCGACCGCCGCCGCCCCGTCGCCGACCTCCGCCACCACCTCGATGTCCTCCTGGGCGTCCAGGATCATCGCGAAGCCGCTGCGCACCAGCTCCTGGTCGTCGGCCACCACCACACGGATCGTCACTTC contains:
- a CDS encoding serine hydrolase domain-containing protein: MNRATRTLIATALVLGIAAGPAAAAQAGPARASATAAPAAQGPVPQVPTPPNATALEQAIAGLGVGHEDATAALVRVGGTSGSWQGGSGVADIRTGRPAIEQGRFRAGSVTKAFTSAVVLQLAAEGRLDLDGPVGRYLPDSVPGAYGTVTVRQLLNHTSGIPAADGPGDSFEAQWEHRFDVTDPHDQIAGAVAKNPEFVPGTAQHYLNINYTVLGVLIEKVTGTTYEKAVAARVLKPLGLRDTSFPGRLQTRIPGRHNHGYQAVAREDGSTGLRDVTEWNSSDRWAAGDIISTTADLERFTVALFSGRIVPAAQLEEMFTVPGVKDFVTGKSATMTAGLARIVLPDGTVAWGKTGGRHGYNTAIGGTRDLSRTLVYSVNSTDAKGQDMNPVALGIVMAAFAQ
- a CDS encoding response regulator transcription factor → MTIRVVVADDQELVRSGFAMILDAQEDIEVVAEVGDGAAAVAAVRSLAPDVALLDVRMPVLDGIEACREISGTSACRTVMLTTFDSDEYVYEALHAGASGFLLKDVRRDDLVHAVRVVAAGDSLLAPSVARRLIAQYTAATARPTAGETAGEALSAQRLEVLTARERETLLHLGRGLSNAELAAELMVSEHTVKSHVGNVLSKLGLRDRIQAVICAYETGLIAAGSPVSPSGE